GTCCACGAACTAAGAAAGCTACCTTCTAAAGCATCAGGTCGCAGCGCCCAAGTTCCACTACCGCACAAAGTCCTCAGAGGCGTTACGAGTTAGTGCCCCCAAAGGCGAATTCGCACCAATTACTTAACATGAAGCGCCCTTAAACCCCAACTCAGCGATTGTGATAGAACGTGTCGTCGAATGTCGCCATTTCACAATGCACAGCGCGTGCGGCCGTAAGTGAACTTTGCACATACGCTCCCGACGGCCACTTTCCCAACTGCGAAGATCAAGCCGACTTCTACAGGGTCGTCTTGACCTAAAGGAAGAGTGTCAATAATCCAATTCAAGTTCATACCCTCCGCACCAACCGGAGTCTTTACGTCCCCTAGTTTCATTTTAGGGGCGATCGTCTGAGATGGACGTCTGCAACGTCAATAGTATTAAAGGTTTTCAAAACCAACGATAGCTTCGTTCTCGTCAGCAGCCGGCCCGATTTCCCGCTATATGGTATGCGACCCGAGCTCATTTCCGGGGAAGAGAAATCCGAGGCCGGCGAAAGGCCGCAAAGCCAATCGCACACATACGGGAGGGTCGGTTCATGTCTTCCCTCCAGGCTGTTCACTTCAATCGCACTGAGCCGCCCAAGTTCACTTCTTGCCGAATGGAAATGTCTGTATTCGTGACGGTCAGTGCtttacctcctttctttttgttttagagCGTGTCCACGCACATTAATTTCTTGTTCGCACCCGTGACTGAACACCCTGACGCCATTTAAACTATTCAATAGCAGTGCCCCAGGTTGCTGGCTAGAGCACgtacttcttttcccttttttcttaaacaaacgcacacgcgttccGCTTCATCGCATCGGTTCAAGTTTTCGGAGTATTTAGTGCCGAGCGGCGATCGCCGTCTCATGGCAACAGTGTCCCCGCTGCCGCCAACAGCTTCAGCGGTGTCAGCTGTGGTATATGAAGGCCGTCcctttgctcttttcttgGGTTGTgcgacctttttttttttttcagtcaGTCCATCTCTTCGAGGGAGGTTTCAGTTGCATCTTCAGCCGGTCCCTACAGGTGGGGCTTTCGGCTCCATTATTCTGTTTTCGCAGcgcttgtttgtgttttcgcGGTAAACTCATCCCCCATTCCTCGGGCGCGTAGCCCCCATCGCCGGTCACGGCGCTTGTCGATGCGCATCCATGCCCCTCCATACccgttttttaattttttgtttctttgcttccaCACCGAGCCGCGTAGAATTCCTCGGCGAACTGTTTCATACACTCAGGTAGTTCCGGCCTCGATTTTCCACGGGATGGCAGACCGAGCTTTAACGTGCGTGCGGCCCGCTGCTTACTTTCTTCCGGGTGATCGCGCCTCCTCATTTTTATCC
This region of Trypanosoma brucei brucei TREU927 chromosome 1, complete sequence genomic DNA includes:
- a CDS encoding hypothetical protein, unlikely (GPI-Anchor Signal predicted for Tb927.1.4960 by DGPI v2.04 with cleavage site probability 0.72 near 56); amino-acid sequence: MATVSPLPPTASAVSAVVYEGRPFALFLGCATFFFFSVSPSLRGRFQLHLQPVPTGGAFGSIILFSQRLFVFSR